taattatattattagcatttttttaatattctaaaaagATAATTACCTTTGAAAACAAAACACgaattaacttaattaaatacgtgttcaataattgattatcctttAAGAAAGGATTGCTTTTACTATTATCTCAAATTTagtgattttaaatatatatacaacctttaaataaagtttagtttACCTTGTTTCTGATTAATTACATAGTAAAACgttgtttactttattttcaaacaaaaagtAATACTGTCACCTCTCACTAAACAGGTACTGTTCATTAACCTTAAACCTAATCTAActaaatgataaattatatattttttgtggcAACTGAATTTATTCTTCTCGTTAGAAATAAGAAATTGGAATAATGACGTAAGCACACGTCATTCTAAATCTGGACCATCTCCAGAACTTTGTTGAAGATGAAAACATTTGTGggctttctcttctttttacatGTGCTTCCAATAGAAGCCCCTCTATGTGACAATTCATCACAAAGCACAATAGCATGTGTGCAACCATCACCACGATACAaccacatacacacacatatacatatatacatatatatatatatatatatatatatatatataatagaaaatgtaAAGATGTAATTGAAAAGTTTGAAACAAAAACTGAAAGGGTGGAGTGGGCCAGTCTCTGACTTCCACTTACATATtctaaagaaataaagaaataaaaagtgagATTTCCAATCAAATGAGATATCCCACATTCACTCACTCTTCTATATTTCAATGATTCAATCAATTtagtttttccttttccttGAACTAATGTAGTAGTCCCAGCTCTATGCACAAAAtaacaagaagaaaaattaacaaagCTCCTTTATCTTCCTCTAACAACAATTTTCTATCTAAGCTTACAAGAACTTCCCTATATTCCGCAACATAATTCTTTCTCACTCCTAATCCCCCACCTCTTGTGTGCATACATAGTTCTTCAATTATTAATACAACTTAtaactatataaatatatatatatattgtgctCCAATGGTGCCAAAAATTGGCCAAATTACCTTGCCCCTCTTTCATCATGTTGTTGGTCCACTGTAACCCTTTTGCTGAAGGTCATTTTTCCTCTTCTCTCTATATCCTTTTATTAATATCTTGAATTTTTCCATAATCTCAGAAGAAGTAATTAACTATAACTTGACATCTCTCTTTTCTTTGATCTTATCATTCCCAATTTGGCCAGTTTCTTGATAAGACATATTGTCATAGTTGCTGAGGGTACTGCTTCCGTGCCACTTTTGCCACCCACTAATAAATTAGCTATCTGTAAGTTCCTCCAAATGTTGGTGTCCAATATTCAACTGTGGGTTCATGAGTCACTGGAAATGTACTAGAAACTGGCACCAAACATAGCCCTCGGCTTCTAAGATCTTGCTTTGGACCCTCAGATTCCTTCGATTTACCAGAACTCTGAATTCATAAAAGGACAAACAAAACAACATTATCAACATAAACccttcaaattcaaacaaaatatcatTAACAACATTCTTGCTATAATAAAAAACAGATCCACTCGTTTAAATTTCACGTAATCTTGTTATATTGAAAGTTTGAGTCTACTGCTTTTTCcataaacaactaaaaaaataaatctaacagAATAATACTATTATAtcatatacaaattttttatattcattttatttatttatttttttctaaaaatacaatttttttataactattttatttttataatatgtttctAATAAATGTAAATGTATACAATCATatccttattttttataaaaaaaaatcatttatcttcataacaaaatcaaaagCGAAAGTATTGTATTGCAGAAAAAGCTCtatatacttttcattttttttaaaatttttgtatatatatttgtagaGAATTATACATACACGGGATCTTAGTTGTCAGCAGTACATGAATCATTAGAGGAATAGTATAATAAAATTcaactcatgaaagaaataaaatttcaaagtaGCAATATGACGAAAGAAGTTTGAAGTAAAAATATTCAGTTTCATTCTGGAGCTATTTTTAAGAAAAGGAAATGTATAAATATACGTATATATAGTACCTGCTGATGCTGTATGGGAGCACCGGTTTTCATATAGGGGGTgcttaaaacctaaaaaaaaggagagaatgAATAAGATTAAAATTATCTAATTCAAACTATAATTTCTGAATAATCATATATGCATATATTAATGTGAGTTTTGATGGGACTTACGGTGACTTGTTCATGGAGGAATTTGATGTATTCAATGGCTTCAGAGAGCACTGACGCTGTATCAGTCTGACACACAACATTGAGAACAGATTTTAAAACTTGAAATCAATTAACAATATTAGTACAATCACACTTGCCATCATCTTTTTCTGCTTTCTTTTATATCATAAATACTCACAAGAAATCATGGTCATCCAGAAAAGATATTAGAAAAGAATAGATGATTTTATCAGAAGCTCACCTTTCCGAAAGGTGAAACCAATTGTTGGAGTGCAGTGATTCTGTCCCCCATCTTCTCTTTTCTCACCTAAGAACAACAGAAAGAGGTACACTACGGGTTCATATCCAATGTTTAAGGACTCAAAAATCGAAAAATATGAGCTAAAAGTATGtgataaagaataaataaagagagaaaaattaaagataaaaaggttAAAGCTAGCTTCCCTTCAACTTAAAAGTTCAGTTGCACTTATTGTACCTTAAAAGCTGGCAAAGGAGATGGGTTTTCGTTCCTGGGCCTTTTTGGTGCTGTTTCACTCCCACTTTTCTTCACCACACCCGACTCCCTAACTTCAGATAGATTCTGCAAAACCATGGTCAACAAAACCAACATAAACAACTCCTCTATTGCAGCTGCTTCATTTCAACCCTAATGAAAATACAAACTTCATTATCTATTTGTTTAGTATTTAACCAAGAAAAAAGTTCTAATCCttcataaaagtaaaacatGTCATACTTTTTATGTGTACATTATTGTAGTTAAGCGTAAAAGAcaagaaaattgtaaataagagaataataaaacaaaaagctGAATAGATTTTTCTAGATTTAAAGTATATTAACGAATCATCATATATCATAGTGTTATGATCTACCAGGATCCGCATAGTGGTGGGGATTTTAAACAGTTGATATGAAGTTTTAAGTTTAAACTTAATTACTGTGATAACTTAATTGTATATCTGTGTAGCAAAAGTGAAATGCAACCTTTGATTGAACATCGAAATTTGATGGCGAGAAAGGGGTTTGCAAAGAGGAGATGAAGCTGGATCGAGCATCCTTTATAGCAGGTTCAGAATTAGCGTTCCAAAAGGGAGCGTTGTTGGTGAAATGCAACTGGTTATTGGGTGGTTGTTTTGGTGGTGAAGCTCTTAAGAACTGAGGCACCTTTGACCAAGAAGGCACTAACTCAATGTTTGAGCTTAATCCATAGCTTGTTGCTGAGTAAGGAAAATTCATGGAACGATTCTCAAAAGAAGCACTACCACCTTGGTGGGGTTGTTGGTTATTGCTCTCATGTCCCAAAAGTCCTTGCAATATTGAAGAAGGGTTACCGACATAATCCATCTGAAAAGTACAAGGCAAACCTTGGCTTG
The Vigna angularis cultivar LongXiaoDou No.4 chromosome 5, ASM1680809v1, whole genome shotgun sequence genome window above contains:
- the LOC108339658 gene encoding transcription factor bHLH123; this translates as MSDDQFQASGNWWESARNVRFESGETQSSSSGLTNMGNYAWQQDMARSSSMDNSASGGSSVVFHDQKQLQVQPHHDSSATNPTNDHPNLHMMGLGLSSQAMDWNQASLQLRGEKDSEGSFRSMLQENLSSPGTTFQQESGNNNIALSHHQQVHWRPEKLFSAESSSNEFKRGFSLDQTQFSPQYSSGDSTVTSQGLPCTFQMDYVGNPSSILQGLLGHESNNQQPHQGGSASFENRSMNFPYSATSYGLSSNIELVPSWSKVPQFLRASPPKQPPNNQLHFTNNAPFWNANSEPAIKDARSSFISSLQTPFSPSNFDVQSKNLSEVRESGVVKKSGSETAPKRPRNENPSPLPAFKVRKEKMGDRITALQQLVSPFGKTDTASVLSEAIEYIKFLHEQVTVLSTPYMKTGAPIQHQQSSGKSKESEGPKQDLRSRGLCLVPVSSTFPVTHEPTVEYWTPTFGGTYR